The following are encoded together in the Acidovorax sp. KKS102 genome:
- the hemA gene encoding glutamyl-tRNA reductase: protein MAVWALGINHTTAPLDLRGRFAFALDQIAPTLHGLRQSLGSNTRHPGVETAIISTCNRTEIYCAAEAPAMDHTLGWLAQSGGVSPALLRSHSYTLEDSLVARHAFRVASGLDSMVLGEAQILGQMKDAVRAAETAGALGTTLNQLFQRSFAVAKEVRTSTEIGAHSISMAAAAVRLASQLFEDLSKIRVLFVGAGEMIELCATHFAAKNPKAIAIANRTLERGEKLATRFGGEVMRLADLPERLHEFDAVISCTASSLPIIGLGAVERALKKRRHRPIFMVDLAVPRDIEPEVKALGDVYLYTVDDLATVVQTAQANRQAAVAQAEAIIDAGVQSFMHWMELRSPAAAEGGVVPLIQQLNAQTDEWRALEIARAKKLLAKGEDVDAVLEALSRGLTQKMLHGTLAELRAGDAEMRAQTAQTVSRLFLRSQSKPPHNNGL from the coding sequence ATGGCAGTCTGGGCCCTCGGCATCAACCACACCACCGCGCCGCTCGATCTGCGTGGTCGGTTTGCGTTTGCGCTCGACCAGATTGCGCCCACATTGCACGGTTTGCGCCAGTCGCTGGGCAGCAACACCCGGCACCCGGGGGTGGAAACCGCCATCATTTCCACCTGCAACCGCACCGAGATTTACTGCGCCGCCGAGGCGCCGGCCATGGACCACACACTGGGCTGGCTGGCCCAGAGCGGTGGCGTGAGCCCCGCGCTGCTGCGCTCGCACTCCTACACCCTCGAAGACAGCCTTGTCGCACGCCACGCCTTCCGCGTGGCCAGCGGGCTCGATTCCATGGTGCTGGGCGAGGCCCAGATCCTGGGCCAGATGAAAGACGCGGTGCGCGCTGCGGAGACAGCTGGCGCCCTGGGCACTACGCTCAACCAGCTGTTCCAGCGCAGCTTTGCCGTGGCCAAGGAGGTGCGCACCAGCACCGAGATCGGCGCACACAGCATCAGCATGGCAGCCGCCGCCGTGCGGCTGGCCAGCCAGCTGTTTGAAGACCTCTCCAAGATCCGTGTGCTGTTTGTGGGCGCGGGCGAGATGATCGAGCTGTGCGCCACGCACTTCGCGGCCAAGAACCCCAAGGCCATCGCCATTGCCAACCGCACGCTGGAGCGCGGCGAAAAGCTCGCCACCCGCTTTGGCGGTGAGGTGATGCGCCTGGCCGACCTGCCCGAGCGTCTGCACGAATTCGACGCCGTCATCAGTTGCACCGCCAGCAGCCTGCCCATCATCGGCCTGGGCGCTGTGGAGCGCGCTTTGAAGAAGCGCCGCCACCGCCCCATCTTCATGGTGGACTTGGCTGTGCCGCGCGACATCGAGCCCGAGGTGAAAGCCCTGGGCGATGTGTATCTCTACACCGTGGACGACCTGGCCACCGTAGTGCAGACCGCGCAGGCCAACCGTCAGGCCGCCGTGGCGCAGGCCGAGGCCATCATCGATGCCGGTGTGCAGAGCTTCATGCACTGGATGGAGTTGCGCAGCCCCGCGGCTGCCGAGGGCGGCGTGGTGCCGCTGATCCAGCAGCTCAACGCCCAGACGGACGAATGGCGCGCGCTGGAAATCGCCCGCGCCAAGAAGCTGCTGGCCAAGGGCGAGGACGTGGACGCCGTGCTCGAAGCCCTCTCGCGCGGCCTCACGCAAAAGATGCTGCACGGCACCCTGGCCGAGCTGCGCGCGGGCGATGCCGAGATGCGCGCCCAGACGGCCCAGACCGTCTCGCGCCTGTTCCTGCGCTCGCAAAGCAAGCCCCCCCACAACAACGGCCTGTAG
- a CDS encoding VOC family protein codes for MRSMPPRANAFPAEPVQPGEAVRTAQGILATVPVLASLHLAETRQFYVERLGFTALLEMDNYLILQRDGCELHFWHCTERYIAENTSCYVRADTDLLHADFTARGLQLAPPTVQPWGMKEMFVIDPHGNLLKFGEPA; via the coding sequence ATGCGTTCGATGCCACCACGGGCAAACGCATTCCCGGCTGAGCCTGTGCAGCCGGGTGAAGCCGTCCGCACCGCGCAAGGCATTCTGGCCACCGTGCCGGTGCTGGCCTCGCTGCACCTGGCGGAAACCCGGCAGTTCTACGTCGAACGGCTGGGCTTCACCGCGCTGCTGGAGATGGACAACTACCTGATCCTGCAGCGCGACGGGTGCGAACTGCACTTCTGGCACTGCACCGAGCGCTACATTGCAGAAAACACCTCGTGCTACGTGCGTGCAGACACTGACTTGCTGCACGCGGATTTCACGGCACGGGGCCTGCAACTGGCGCCCCCTACCGTCCAGCCCTGGGGCATGAAGGAGATGTTCGTCATCGACCCCCACGGCAATCTGCTGAAATTTGGTGAACCTGCATGA
- the serA gene encoding phosphoglycerate dehydrogenase — MATNSLDKNKIKFLLLEGIHSSAVDVIRAAGYTQIETVSGALPDEELKRKIADVHFVGIRSRTQLTEEVFAQAHKLVAVGCFCIGTNQVDLNAARERGIAVFNAPYSNTRSVAELVLAEAILLLRGVPEKNAVAHRGGWLKSADNAYEIRGKTLGIVGYGSIGTQLSVLAEALGMHVAFFDVVNKLPLGNARQVQHLHDLLGQSDIVSLHVPELPSTEGMIGAAEIAAMKPGGILINAARGTVVDIEALAAALQAKKLLGAAIDVFPVEPRTNKDEFQSPLRGLDNVILTPHIGGSTMEAQANIGLEVAEKLVKYSDNGTSTSSVNFPEVALPAHPGKHRLLHIHRNVPGVLSEINRIFSDNAINVSAQYLQTNEKIGYVVIDIDAASSDLALDKLARVSGTLRSRVLF, encoded by the coding sequence ATGGCCACCAATTCGCTCGACAAGAACAAGATCAAGTTTCTGCTGCTCGAAGGCATCCACTCCTCCGCAGTGGATGTGATCCGGGCGGCGGGCTATACGCAGATCGAGACGGTGTCCGGTGCGCTGCCTGACGAGGAACTCAAGCGCAAGATCGCCGATGTGCACTTTGTGGGCATCCGTTCGCGCACCCAGCTCACCGAAGAGGTGTTTGCCCAGGCCCACAAGCTGGTGGCTGTGGGCTGCTTTTGTATTGGCACCAACCAGGTGGATCTGAATGCGGCGCGCGAGCGGGGCATTGCGGTGTTCAACGCGCCTTACTCCAACACCCGCTCTGTGGCCGAGCTGGTGCTGGCCGAGGCCATCCTGCTGCTGCGCGGGGTGCCCGAGAAGAACGCCGTGGCGCATCGGGGCGGCTGGCTCAAGAGCGCCGACAACGCCTACGAGATCCGCGGCAAGACCCTGGGTATCGTGGGTTATGGCTCCATCGGCACGCAGCTGTCGGTGCTGGCCGAGGCGCTGGGCATGCACGTGGCCTTCTTTGATGTGGTCAACAAGCTGCCCCTGGGCAATGCGCGGCAGGTGCAACACCTGCACGACCTGCTGGGCCAGAGCGACATCGTGAGCCTGCACGTGCCCGAGCTGCCGTCCACCGAAGGCATGATCGGCGCCGCCGAAATTGCGGCCATGAAGCCCGGCGGCATCCTCATCAACGCCGCGCGCGGCACGGTGGTGGATATTGAGGCGCTGGCTGCGGCCCTCCAGGCCAAGAAGCTGCTGGGCGCCGCCATCGACGTGTTCCCGGTCGAGCCGCGCACCAACAAGGACGAATTCCAGTCGCCCCTGCGCGGGCTGGACAACGTGATCCTGACCCCGCACATCGGCGGCTCCACCATGGAGGCGCAGGCCAACATTGGCCTGGAGGTGGCCGAGAAGCTGGTGAAGTACAGCGACAACGGCACCAGCACCTCGTCGGTCAACTTCCCCGAGGTGGCGCTGCCGGCCCACCCCGGCAAGCACCGTCTGCTACACATCCACCGCAACGTGCCAGGGGTGCTGTCCGAGATCAACCGCATCTTCTCGGACAACGCCATCAATGTGTCGGCCCAGTACCTGCAGACCAACGAGAAGATCGGCTATGTGGTGATCGACATCGATGCTGCCTCGTCCGACCTGGCGCTGGACAAGCTGGCCCGGGTGAGTGGCACCCTGCGCAGCCGCGTGCTGTTCTGA
- a CDS encoding tripartite tricarboxylate transporter substrate binding protein: MKLLRTCITLAAGLTLAAAVHAQAFPSKPVRIVVGFPAGGPLDQHARLLSDKLQTVLGQPVVMDYKAGAGGTVGAQEVMRAPPDGHTIMLANTGVMVINPALYSRLPYATLKDFVPVARTAMQPLALLVNPSVPAKNLQEFMAYAKSRPGQVNFGSAGNGGISHLVPEMFKTATGLFMVHIPYRGSAPAFTDLMGGQVQFMAESIPQAASYHKQGKVRALAVTSKERNPALPEVPTVIESGIKGFEVVGFYGFLAPAGTPKDVVNKLSDAFGQVLQMPDVRNRMVSQGADPAFLGADDFAKFLAAEMPRWADAVKKSGAKMD; encoded by the coding sequence ATGAAGCTGCTGCGTACCTGCATCACCCTGGCCGCAGGCCTGACCTTGGCTGCCGCCGTGCATGCGCAGGCGTTTCCGTCCAAGCCCGTTCGTATCGTGGTGGGTTTCCCCGCCGGCGGGCCGCTGGACCAGCATGCGCGCCTGCTGTCCGACAAGCTGCAGACCGTGCTGGGCCAACCCGTGGTGATGGATTACAAGGCCGGTGCCGGTGGCACCGTGGGCGCGCAGGAGGTCATGAGAGCGCCCCCGGACGGCCACACCATCATGCTGGCCAACACGGGGGTGATGGTCATCAACCCCGCGCTGTACAGCCGCCTGCCCTACGCGACCCTGAAGGACTTTGTGCCCGTGGCGCGCACGGCCATGCAGCCGCTGGCCCTGCTGGTCAACCCCAGCGTGCCCGCCAAGAACCTGCAGGAGTTCATGGCCTATGCCAAGTCGCGGCCCGGCCAGGTCAACTTTGGCTCGGCGGGCAATGGCGGCATCAGCCACCTGGTGCCCGAGATGTTCAAGACGGCCACGGGCCTGTTCATGGTGCACATCCCCTACCGGGGCAGCGCCCCCGCGTTCACCGACCTCATGGGCGGGCAGGTGCAGTTCATGGCCGAGAGCATTCCGCAGGCTGCGTCGTACCACAAGCAAGGCAAGGTGCGCGCCCTGGCCGTGACCAGCAAGGAGCGCAACCCCGCGCTGCCCGAGGTGCCCACGGTGATCGAGAGCGGCATCAAGGGCTTTGAGGTGGTGGGCTTCTACGGCTTTCTGGCGCCCGCAGGCACCCCCAAGGACGTGGTCAACAAGCTCAGTGACGCCTTTGGCCAGGTGCTGCAGATGCCCGACGTGCGCAACCGCATGGTGAGCCAGGGCGCAGACCCGGCGTTTCTGGGCGCGGACGACTTTGCCAAGTTCCTGGCTGCCGAGATGCCGCGCTGGGCGGATGCCGTCAAGAAGTCCGGCGCAAAGATGGATTGA
- the ugpQ gene encoding glycerophosphodiester phosphodiesterase yields MSAPSSPLAPWPYPRWIAHRGAGKLAPENTLAAFRLGAQYGYRMFECDAKLSSDGVPFLMHDATLERTTNGHGTGGDLPWAELAQLDAGGWHSRSHAGEPLPTLENLARYCIANGFLLNIEIKPTPGQEEVTGRVVGEYAARLWQGQAVPPLFSSFKPEALAGAMATAPQLPRALLIDALWDGCLDKAQALGCVAIVCNHALWDQALVAQVHGLGMRTLSYTVNDDWAAQRLIALGTDGIITDRVDFFSPAKP; encoded by the coding sequence ATGAGCGCACCCTCTTCCCCCCTCGCCCCCTGGCCCTACCCCCGCTGGATCGCCCACCGTGGCGCAGGCAAGCTGGCCCCTGAAAACACCCTGGCCGCGTTCCGGCTGGGCGCCCAGTACGGCTACCGCATGTTCGAGTGCGACGCCAAGCTGAGCAGCGATGGCGTGCCTTTTCTGATGCACGACGCCACGCTGGAGCGCACGACCAACGGCCACGGCACCGGCGGTGATCTGCCCTGGGCCGAGCTCGCCCAGTTGGACGCCGGCGGCTGGCACTCTCGCAGCCACGCGGGCGAGCCCCTGCCCACCCTGGAGAACCTGGCGCGCTACTGCATCGCCAACGGTTTTTTGCTGAACATCGAGATCAAGCCCACGCCGGGGCAGGAAGAAGTGACTGGCCGCGTGGTGGGTGAATACGCCGCGCGGCTGTGGCAAGGCCAGGCTGTGCCGCCCCTGTTCTCGTCATTCAAGCCCGAGGCACTGGCCGGTGCCATGGCCACCGCCCCCCAACTGCCCCGCGCGCTGCTCATCGACGCGCTGTGGGACGGGTGTTTGGACAAGGCCCAGGCGCTTGGCTGCGTGGCCATCGTGTGCAACCACGCGCTGTGGGACCAGGCCCTGGTGGCCCAAGTGCACGGCCTGGGCATGCGTACGCTGAGCTACACGGTGAATGACGACTGGGCAGCGCAGCGCCTCATCGCGCTGGGGACTGACGGCATCATCACCGACCGGGTGGATTTTTTCTCGCCTGCCAAGCCATAG
- the ugpA gene encoding sn-glycerol-3-phosphate ABC transporter permease UgpA, translated as MEKRVLFRSAWLPWVLLAPQLVIISVFFFWPAGQALVQSFQMQDSFGMSTEWVGLDNFKALFEDPGYLASFKTTAFFSILVAVVGIGLSLILAIFADRIIKGAIVYKTALLLPYAVAPAVAGVLWMFMFSPSLGVVAYMLRQSGFDWNHMLNSDHAMTLIVIAAVWKQISYNFLFFLAGLQSIPKSLIEAAAIDGAGPWRRFWSIQFPLLSPTTFFLLVINVVYAFFDTFAIVDSTTQGGPGRDTSILVYKVYHDGFKAMDMGGSAAQSVVLMAIVVVLTVIQFRYVEKKVQY; from the coding sequence ATGGAAAAACGCGTACTTTTCCGCTCTGCATGGCTGCCCTGGGTGCTTCTGGCGCCGCAGCTGGTCATCATCAGCGTGTTCTTCTTCTGGCCCGCAGGCCAAGCCCTGGTGCAGTCGTTCCAGATGCAGGACAGCTTCGGCATGTCCACCGAATGGGTGGGGCTGGACAACTTCAAGGCCCTGTTCGAGGACCCTGGCTACCTGGCATCCTTCAAGACCACGGCCTTCTTCTCGATCCTGGTGGCAGTGGTGGGCATTGGCCTGTCGCTGATCCTCGCGATCTTTGCCGACCGCATCATCAAGGGCGCCATCGTCTACAAGACCGCCCTGCTGCTGCCCTACGCCGTGGCCCCTGCGGTGGCGGGCGTGCTGTGGATGTTCATGTTCTCCCCCTCGCTGGGTGTGGTGGCGTACATGCTGCGCCAGTCGGGCTTTGACTGGAACCACATGCTCAACTCCGACCATGCGATGACGCTGATCGTGATTGCTGCGGTGTGGAAGCAGATCTCCTACAACTTCCTGTTTTTCCTCGCAGGCCTGCAGTCCATCCCCAAGTCGCTGATCGAAGCTGCCGCCATCGACGGCGCCGGCCCCTGGCGCCGGTTCTGGAGCATCCAGTTCCCGCTGCTTTCGCCCACGACGTTCTTCCTGCTGGTGATCAACGTCGTGTATGCGTTCTTCGACACCTTTGCCATCGTGGACTCCACCACGCAAGGCGGCCCCGGGCGCGACACCTCCATCCTGGTCTACAAGGTCTACCACGATGGTTTCAAGGCCATGGACATGGGCGGTTCGGCCGCGCAGTCGGTGGTGCTGATGGCCATCGTCGTGGTGCTGACGGTCATCCAATTCCGCTACGTCGAGAAGAAAGTGCAGTACTGA
- a CDS encoding sn-glycerol-3-phosphate import ATP-binding protein UgpC produces MASLSLRNIVKRYGVGPKANQVIHGVNAEIKDGEFVVIVGPSGCGKSTLLRMVAGLEEISGGELRIGDRVVNDLEPAQRDIAMVFQNYALYPHMTNYENMAYGLKIAKVPKEEIQRRVDKAAKILELSHLLERKPRELSGGQRQRVAMGRAIVRQPQVFLFDEPLSNLDAKLRAQTRLEIQKLHRELGITSLFVTHDQVEAMTLAQRMIVMNAGNMEQFGTPEEVYHTPASTFVASFIGSPPMNLLKNAPGAKPGTILGIRPEHLDVGSEGWAVTVETVELLGAERLIYGRLNGEQIIVRVEEGTHAPQPDAVIHVLPRPDRLHAFDATTGKRIPG; encoded by the coding sequence ATGGCATCCCTCTCTCTTCGCAACATCGTCAAGCGCTACGGCGTGGGCCCCAAGGCCAACCAGGTCATCCACGGCGTGAACGCCGAGATCAAGGACGGCGAGTTCGTCGTCATCGTCGGCCCCTCGGGCTGCGGCAAGTCCACCCTGCTGCGCATGGTGGCGGGCCTGGAAGAAATCTCCGGCGGCGAACTGCGCATCGGGGACCGCGTGGTCAACGACCTGGAACCCGCCCAGCGCGACATTGCCATGGTGTTCCAGAACTACGCGCTGTACCCGCACATGACGAACTACGAGAACATGGCCTACGGCCTGAAGATCGCCAAGGTGCCCAAGGAAGAAATCCAGCGCCGCGTGGACAAGGCCGCCAAGATCCTCGAACTTTCGCACCTGCTAGAGCGCAAGCCGCGGGAACTGTCCGGCGGCCAGCGCCAGCGCGTGGCCATGGGCCGCGCCATCGTGCGCCAGCCCCAGGTGTTCCTGTTTGACGAGCCCTTGTCCAATCTGGACGCCAAGCTGCGCGCCCAGACCCGCCTGGAGATCCAGAAGCTGCACCGCGAGCTGGGCATCACCAGCCTGTTCGTGACGCACGACCAGGTCGAGGCCATGACGCTGGCCCAGCGCATGATCGTGATGAACGCGGGCAACATGGAACAGTTCGGCACGCCCGAAGAGGTCTACCACACGCCCGCCTCCACCTTCGTGGCCAGCTTCATCGGCTCGCCCCCCATGAACCTGCTCAAGAACGCCCCGGGCGCCAAGCCGGGCACCATCCTGGGAATCCGCCCCGAGCATCTGGACGTGGGCAGCGAGGGCTGGGCCGTCACGGTCGAAACCGTGGAACTGCTGGGCGCCGAGCGCCTGATCTACGGCCGCCTCAACGGCGAGCAGATCATCGTGCGCGTGGAAGAAGGTACCCACGCGCCGCAGCCCGACGCGGTGATCCATGTGCTGCCGCGCCCGGACCGCCTGCATGCGTTCGATGCCACCACGGGCAAACGCATTCCCGGCTGA
- the ugpB gene encoding sn-glycerol-3-phosphate ABC transporter substrate-binding protein UgpB, translated as MKTKLLAVCAAVAMSVCVPAQAQAPIEIQWWHSMSAALGDWVNDLAKQYNASQTQYKVVPTYKGQYDESMTGAIAAFRAGNAPHILQVFEVGTATMMASKGAIVPAAKVLNDAGFKFEPTEYVSAVAGYYTAPNGQMLSYPLNSSTTIFYYNKDAFKKAGLDADKPPKTWPEVFAAASKLKASGHSCPFTTSWVSWTQLESFSLWHNTLFASKNNGFDGNDAQLQINTPLHIRHFENLAKASKEGSFVYKGRNNTADASFPSGECAMITGSSGLYARVAKEAKFAYGISTLPYYPDVKGAPQNTAIGGASLWVMAGKKPEEYKGVASFLNFLNDTKVQAASHQRTGYLPVTMGAYKLTEASGFYDKNPGTDVAVTQMIRKATDKSRGIRLGNFVQIRTIIDEETEQIWSGKKSPKEALDTAVTRGNEQLARFARANK; from the coding sequence ATGAAAACGAAGCTTCTGGCGGTCTGTGCTGCTGTTGCCATGTCGGTCTGCGTGCCTGCACAAGCGCAGGCTCCCATTGAGATCCAATGGTGGCACTCGATGAGTGCAGCGCTGGGCGACTGGGTCAATGACTTGGCCAAGCAATACAACGCCAGCCAGACCCAGTACAAAGTGGTTCCCACGTACAAGGGCCAGTATGACGAATCGATGACCGGTGCCATCGCCGCGTTCCGCGCCGGCAATGCCCCCCACATCCTGCAGGTGTTCGAAGTGGGCACCGCCACCATGATGGCCAGCAAGGGCGCCATCGTGCCTGCGGCCAAGGTGCTGAACGACGCAGGCTTCAAGTTTGAGCCCACCGAATACGTGTCCGCAGTGGCCGGCTACTACACCGCCCCCAACGGCCAGATGCTGAGCTACCCGCTCAACAGCTCCACCACCATCTTCTATTACAACAAGGACGCCTTCAAGAAGGCCGGCCTGGACGCCGACAAGCCGCCCAAGACCTGGCCCGAAGTGTTCGCTGCTGCCTCCAAGCTGAAGGCCAGCGGCCACAGCTGCCCGTTCACCACCAGCTGGGTGAGCTGGACGCAGCTGGAGAGCTTCTCGCTGTGGCACAACACCCTGTTCGCATCGAAGAACAACGGCTTTGATGGCAACGACGCCCAGCTGCAGATCAACACCCCCCTGCATATTCGCCACTTCGAGAACCTGGCCAAGGCCTCCAAGGAAGGCAGCTTCGTCTACAAGGGCCGCAACAACACCGCCGATGCATCCTTCCCCTCCGGTGAATGCGCCATGATCACTGGCTCGTCGGGCCTGTACGCCCGCGTGGCCAAGGAAGCGAAGTTTGCCTACGGCATCTCCACGCTGCCCTACTACCCTGACGTGAAGGGTGCCCCCCAAAACACCGCCATCGGTGGTGCCAGCCTGTGGGTGATGGCCGGCAAGAAGCCTGAGGAATACAAGGGCGTGGCCAGCTTCCTGAACTTCCTGAACGACACCAAGGTGCAGGCCGCCAGCCACCAGCGCACGGGCTACCTGCCTGTGACCATGGGCGCGTACAAGCTCACCGAAGCCTCCGGTTTCTATGACAAGAACCCCGGCACCGATGTGGCCGTGACGCAGATGATCCGCAAGGCCACCGACAAGTCGCGCGGCATCCGCCTGGGCAACTTCGTGCAGATCCGCACGATCATCGACGAGGAAACCGAACAGATCTGGTCGGGCAAGAAATCGCCCAAGGAAGCCCTGGACACCGCTGTGACCCGTGGCAACGAACAACTGGCCCGCTTCGCACGCGCCAACAAGTAA
- the ugpE gene encoding sn-glycerol-3-phosphate ABC transporter permease UgpE: MVERSPYLTAFSHLIMVLGVIIVGFPLYLAFVASTHTAQDIVQVPMPMVPGSNFWQTYHDALFGGGSGPGSSAPVARMMWVSFITAIVITLGKIAISLLSAFAIVYFRFPFKGICFWLIFITLMLPVEVRIGPTYQVVSNLGMLNTYAGLTVPLIASATATFLFRQFFLTVPDELVEAARVDGAGPMRFFKDILVPLSRTSIAALFVIQFIYGWNQYLWPLLVTTSEDMYPVVIGIKRMLAGGDAGNEWNIVMATALLAMLPPAFVVVVMQRWFVKGLVDTEK, translated from the coding sequence ATGGTTGAACGTAGTCCTTATCTCACCGCGTTCTCGCACCTCATCATGGTGCTGGGCGTGATCATCGTCGGCTTTCCGCTGTACTTGGCCTTCGTGGCCTCCACGCACACGGCGCAGGACATCGTGCAGGTGCCCATGCCCATGGTGCCCGGCAGCAACTTCTGGCAGACCTACCACGATGCGCTGTTTGGCGGCGGCTCAGGCCCCGGCTCCAGCGCCCCTGTGGCCCGCATGATGTGGGTGAGTTTCATCACCGCCATCGTCATTACCCTGGGCAAGATCGCCATCTCGCTGCTGTCGGCGTTTGCCATCGTGTACTTCCGCTTTCCCTTCAAGGGCATCTGCTTCTGGCTGATCTTCATCACGCTGATGCTGCCGGTGGAAGTGCGCATCGGGCCCACCTACCAGGTGGTGTCCAACCTGGGCATGCTCAACACCTACGCGGGCCTCACGGTGCCGCTGATCGCGTCAGCCACTGCCACCTTCCTGTTCCGGCAGTTCTTCCTGACGGTGCCCGATGAGCTGGTGGAGGCCGCGCGGGTGGACGGCGCCGGCCCCATGCGCTTCTTCAAGGACATCCTGGTGCCGCTGTCGCGCACCTCGATTGCCGCGTTGTTCGTGATCCAGTTCATCTACGGCTGGAACCAGTACCTCTGGCCCCTGCTGGTGACCACCTCCGAGGACATGTACCCCGTGGTGATCGGCATCAAGCGCATGCTGGCCGGCGGCGACGCGGGCAACGAGTGGAACATCGTGATGGCCACAGCCCTGCTGGCCATGCTGCCACCCGCCTTTGTGGTGGTGGTGATGCAGCGCTGGTTCGTCAAAGGCTTGGTGGATACCGAAAAATAA